In a genomic window of Magnolia sinica isolate HGM2019 chromosome 16, MsV1, whole genome shotgun sequence:
- the LOC131229537 gene encoding uncharacterized protein LOC131229537, translated as MRGKGENSSKWALMLLLLMVSTVGMHALSESQCKEERRLAVNACKPVVYGRLPSPECCERARVTHVECVCPVITPKLAALIDVNRAIRLIQGCGRTVPRHFKCGSITTP; from the coding sequence ATGAGAGGAAAGGGAGAGAATAGCTCAAAATGGGCATTGATGCTCTTGTTGTTGATGGTATCAACGGTGGGGATGCATGCATTGAGTGAGAGTCAGTGTAAGGAGGAGAGGAGGCTTGCAGTGAATGCATGCAAGCCGGTCGTGTATGGTAGACTTCCTTCACCCGAGTGCTGTGAACGTGCGAGGGTGACTCACGTTGAGTGTGTGTGTCCCGTGATAACACCCAAGTTGGCTGCCCTCATCGACGTCAATCGGGCCATACGGCTCATCCAAGGATGTGGAAGGACGGTCCCTCGCCACTTTAAGTGTGgaa